The Piliocolobus tephrosceles isolate RC106 chromosome 16, ASM277652v3, whole genome shotgun sequence DNA window aaggtaccacttcacacccactagaatggctataactAAAATAATgcacaataacaagtgttggtgaggatgtggagaaattggaaccctcatacatggcttgtaggaatgtaaaatggtgcagtttcTGTGGAAAACAGCTTGTCGGTtgctcaaaatgttaaacatacagTTATAAAACCCATAAATTCCTCTACCAGCATATACTCCTAAGTATAtaactaaaagaaatgaaaacatggtgTGGTCACTTTAACCCAAAGACTCTCAGGTTGGCCTGCAGCTCCATAAGATCGGTAGGGCGCAAGCCACtagaacagttttttgtttttgttttttttttttttttttgttttgttttgtttttttgagacagagtcttgctctgtcgcttaggctggagtacagtggcgtgatcttcgctcactgcaacctccgcctcctgggctcaagcgattctcctgcctcagcctccccagtagctgggattacaggcgcgccacaccatgcccggctaatttttgtatgttttactagagacggagtttaaccatgttggccaggctggtcttgaactcctaacctcatgatccgcccgcctcggcctcccaaagtgctgggattacaggtgcgagataccgcgcccggccaggatgtttttttttttcagactttcttGTGTGTGTTGCTTGCCACGCTGCCATCAAGTGCTCACTGTCGCAAAAGAACCGTTCCCATGCATTACtgtgcttttcttttcccttctgccGTCAACCTCGTAGTAGCTTCGCTCCCAGAAGGCCTCAAAGCGCAAGCAAAGAGCGTGACAGAGCGCTTTACGACAGTTGCTTTGAGGCAGTACCGGAGGAGAAATATGGCGGCCACCCTACTAGCTGCTCGGGGAGCCGGGCCGGCACCGGCTTGGGGGCCGGAGGCCTTCACCCCAGACTGGGAAAGCCGAGAAGTCTCCACTGGGGTGAGGAAGGACTCGGGATTCATAGGATGTGCACAAGGCCTGACGCGATGGGAAGATAAAGCCTGAGTGGGGTTGAGAGATCTGGCAGGGGCGGAGGGGAGGTAGAATGTGTTGTACTCCAGGAATGGGGAGAGGCACCCCGAGGATGGTGGAGTGGTGCGGTAGCTTCGTAGTAGGAGGTGGAGGGTGGGCTGAAATGTGGAATTCTGGAATCCTGCGAGGCTAGTGAAGATCCTGGGCTTAAGTCCGGGATGGGTCTTTTGGGATTTGAGGGTTGGCATTCTGGTATTCTGCGGGGACTGAGGCCCCTGTAAGATTTGAAAATGGTTCAGCGACGCACAGATTTTGTATTTTGGGAACTAGGTAGAGAGATCATTGAGGTTTGTGTATGCTGGAGAATGTGGACTCactcctttttcccttttcccagaCTACTATTATGGCCGTGCAATTTGACGGGGGCGTGGTTCTGGGGGCAGACTCCAGAACAACCACTGGGTGAGCTCAGGACAGATTTGTGAAAGGTCTTCccatcttccttttcctttcctgcctGCCAGCCCACCCTAATTCTCCACAGACCACTGTGGGAAGAGAggtttcttctctctctggagATTAAGATTTGTCCCAGCTTTTATTACTTTTAGTTCCCCTCACTCTTTAGGGGAATCCTTACGAAAGTCTGTTCTCCAGTCTGCTTCCGTTTGGATGAGAATAAGCAAtactggaggccaggcacggtggctcacccctgtattcccagcactttgggaggccgagacgggtggatcacctgaggtcaggagttcaagaccagtctggccaacatggcgaaaccccgtctctactaaaaaatacaaaaattagccgggcatggcggcgcacgcctgcagtcccagctacttgggaggctaaggctagagaattgcttggacccaggaggcggaggctgcagtgagcagagatcgcgtcactgcactccagcctgggcaacagagcgagactccatctcaaagaaaaagggaaaacaggCAATACTGGACATCCTATCCCTGAGCCCTAAGAGAGTGGGTAGTGATGggatggaggtggaagacaggtGGGCTCCTTTCCTCACTATTCTGCCATCCTGCAGGTCCTACATCGCCAATCGAGTGACTGACAAGCTGACTCCTATTCACGACCACATTTTCTGCTGTCGCTCAGGCTcagctgctgatacccaggcagtAGCTGATGCTGTTACTTACCAGCTCGGTTTCCACAGGTGCTtgtgggcaggggaggggcaaGTATCTGAAGGGAGTTGGAAGCTGAGGAGCTAAATGGCCGACTTCTAGGTCCTGAAACTTTCTCTGTGACTTCTCTGACCCTCTAGCATTGAACTGAATGAGCCTCCACTGGTCCACACAGCAGCCAGCCTCTTTAAGGAGATGTGTTACCGATACCGAGAAGACCTGATGGCGGGAATCATCATCGCAGGCTGGGACCCTCAAGAAGGGGGGCAGGTCAGATCCCCACCCCCGACCAGAGCACACTTGAGCCAGGCCTTTTATCCTCTCCccaaccattttctttttctttccagtctctaCCTCACTTATTCTTACTATTAACGTTCCTCAGACCAATAGCAGAATGGACAGGTGAACGTACATGTGTTGGAGGGAGGATACGACTGGTAACTCTTCTCCTTGTATCTGGCAGGTGTACTCAGTGCCTATGGGGGGTATGATGGTAAGGCAGTCCTTTGCCATTGGAGGCTCTGGGAGCTCCTACATCTATGGCTATGTGGATGCTACCTACCGGGAAGGCATGACCAAGGAGGAGTGTCTGCAATTCACTGCCAATGGTGAGAGCTTAGGCTCCTGGGCCTGTGAGCTTCAACCCCAGCTACCCAAGCTAGGCCAACATTCCTCATTCCTTGCAGTGATCCCAGCATCTGACTCTGAACCCAGCTTTCTCCTTTTATCCACAGCTCTCGCTTTGGCCATGGAGCGGGATGGCTCCAGTGGAGGAGTGATCCGCCTGGCAGCCATTGCAGAGTCAGGGGTAGAGCGACAAGTACTTTTGGGAGACCAGATACCCAAATTCGCCATTGCCACTTTACCGCCCCCCTGAATCCTGGGATTCTAGTATGCAATAAGAGATACCCCGTACTGATGCAAAATTTAATAAAGTTTGTCACAGAGAATCTTTATACtttggggttcttttttttttgacttcaAGCTTGAATTTGTCTGGCCCATTCCTATTTGTATAAACCATTGCACTGAACTCAGAGCGAGTTGGAGAGGAAATGAAAGGACTTTATGAATGCTTGATTCCCCAATAAGCTTTTACATGGGTGGTTTTCAAACCTCTTCTCCAAACCACCTTCCCCCAAACTTTCTTTCCCCCACCATATCCAGGTCCTTGAACCACTGGATTGTGGTTGGTGTTGGGGGTACCAGCAACACCCGCTCCCTGTTCAACCCCAAGGTGGAACTCGGAATTCTGACTAAAACTGGAGTCACCTTCCTCAGCCTGCTTCCTGCCAGTCACCATGGGTGACTACTGCTCCTAAGTCCACAAAGAGCAGCTTCCTCCAGCCCAGCCTCATGGTGCCCTCTCTCCACACTGAACCTCTATCACCTCACCTTGTGATCAGCAGGAGCACTGTGACTTCCTTGGCTTTTGGGAGAAAGGTGGGCCTTGTTTGCAAATGGAATTTCAGATGACTGTTGAGTGGGAGAGCACAGCCACCAGGAGTGCTTTTGGCCAGCTCTGGAAGCCACCATTCCCATGGTGGGGGCGTGTGATCAGCCCCTTGGATGAGAGGCAGAAAATGAACTCTGGCCCCTCCGAAGCTGTCCCCATTCAAGCCAGGGACATAAAGGAGCttgatagctgggactacgagtATGCGCCACCTCACCTCAGGcctaattttattatgtattttttagagacagagtctcatgctgtcacccaggcagcaGTGTcactgtcatagctcactgtaacctcaaactcctgggcttaagtgattctcctgcctcagcctaccaatgtgctgggattacaggcatgagccactgtgcctagccttttttttttttttttttttgacacggagttttgctctgctgcccaggctggagtgcagtggcctggtctcagttcactacaacctccgccacctggtttccagtgattctcctgtctcggcctcccaagtaggtgggattacaggcgcgtgccactgtacccagctagtttttgtatttttagtagagatgggatttcaccatattgcccaggctggtctggaacttctgaccttgtgatctacctgcctcggcctcccaaagtgctgggattacaggcgtgagccaccacagctggcctttttttttttttttttttttttttttgagacggggtttcattcttattgcccagactggaatgcaatggcgtgatctcagctcaccacaacctgcacatcccgggttcaagcgattctcctgtctcagcctcttaagtagctgggattacaggcatgcaccaccatgcccagctaattttgtatttttagtagagacagagtttctccatgttggtcaggctggtctcaaactcccaacctca harbors:
- the PSMB6 gene encoding proteasome subunit beta type-6 isoform X2, which translates into the protein MAATLLAARGAGPAPAWGPEAFTPDWESREVSTGTTIMAVQFDGGVVLGADSRTTTGSYIANRVTDKLTPIHDHIFCCRSGSAADTQAVADAVTYQLGFHSIELNEPPLVHTAASLFKEMCYRYREDLMAGIIIAGWDPQEGGQVYSVPMGGMMVRQSFAIGGSGSSYIYGYVDATYREGMTKEECLQFTANAFSFYPQLSLWPWSGMAPVEE
- the PSMB6 gene encoding proteasome subunit beta type-6 isoform X1; the encoded protein is MAATLLAARGAGPAPAWGPEAFTPDWESREVSTGTTIMAVQFDGGVVLGADSRTTTGSYIANRVTDKLTPIHDHIFCCRSGSAADTQAVADAVTYQLGFHSIELNEPPLVHTAASLFKEMCYRYREDLMAGIIIAGWDPQEGGQVYSVPMGGMMVRQSFAIGGSGSSYIYGYVDATYREGMTKEECLQFTANALALAMERDGSSGGVIRLAAIAESGVERQVLLGDQIPKFAIATLPPP